A single region of the Sphaeramia orbicularis chromosome 6, fSphaOr1.1, whole genome shotgun sequence genome encodes:
- the slc25a18 gene encoding mitochondrial glutamate carrier 1: MAEKQVSLPAKLINGGVAGLVGVTCVFPIDLAKTRLQNQQGVQVYKGMLDCLAKTVRSEGYFGCYRGAAVNLTLVTPEKAIKLAANDVFRQKLSKDGKLPLWGEVLAGCGAGTCQVVVTTPMEMLKIQLQDAGRLAAQRPVPTSAQTAAPGPAPSLVAPSPARPAPPQRPSATGITLELLKTRGLAGLYRGAGATLMRDVPFSMIYFPLFANLNAVGRDCQGDVQSRAPFWQSFIAGCTAGSIAAVAVTPLDVIKTRLQTLQKGEGEDTYRGIVDCTRRIMRREGPSAFLKGATCRALVIAPLFGIAQGVYFLGVGETVLGLLG, translated from the exons ATGGCGGAGAAGCAAGTTAG CCTCCCCGCTAAGCTGATTAATGGGGGCGTGGCAGGGCTGGTTGGTGTGACATGTGTATTTCCTATTGACCTGGCCAAGACCCGCCTACAAAACCAGCAGGGTGTCCAGGTCTACAAAGGCAT gTTGGACTGTCTGGCAAAGACGGTACGCTCAGAAGGCTATTTTGGATGCTACAGAG gtgCCGCAGTGAACCTCACACTTGTCACTCCAGAGAAAGCCATCAAACTGGCTGCCAATGATGTCTTCAGACAGAAGCTCTCTAAGGATGG GAAATTACCCCTGTGGGGGGAGGTACTGGCTGGATGTGGGGCTGGGACCTGCCAGGTAGTGGTCACAACTCCTATGGAGATGCTTAAGATTCAGCTGCAGGATGCAGGAAGGCTAG CTGCACAGAGGCCAGTCCCAACCTCAGCCCAGACTGCTGCTCCCGGTCCAGCTCCATCACTGGTGGCCCCCTCACCAGCCCGGCCGGCCCCTCCACAGCGACCCTCAGCCACTGGCATTACCTTGGAGCTGCTGAAGACTCGTGGTTTGGCCGGCCTCTACAGAGGGGCAGGAGCCACTTTAATGAG GGATGTCCCCTTCTCAATGATCTACTTCCCGCTGTTTGCAAATCTGAATGCTGTGGGCCGTGATTGCCAGGGTGATGTACAGAGCAGGGCCCCGTTCTGGCAGTCCTTCATTGCAGGCTGCACCGCTGGCTCGATAGCAGCTGTGGCTGTTACACCACTGGATG TCATAAAAACTCGGCTGCAGACCTTGCAAAAGGGTGAGGGCGAGGACACATACAGAGGAATTGTTGACTGCACAAG GCGCATCATGAGGAGAGAGGGCCCGTCCGCATTCCTGAAAGGTGCAACGTGTCGTGCTCTAGTCATCGCTCCGCTTTTTGGCATTGCACAGGGTGTCTACTTTCTCGGTGTTGGGGAAACAGTGCTAGGTTTGCTGGGATAG
- the atp6v1e1a gene encoding V-type proton ATPase subunit E 1a, translating into MALTDADVQKQIKHMMAFIEQEANEKVEEIDAKAEEEFNIEKGRLVQTQRVKIMEYYEKKEKQIEQHKKIQMSHLRSQARLKVLKARDDMISDLLNESRQQLANIAKDPARYSTLLEGLVLQGFYQLLEPKVTIRCRQEDVEMVQAAVNKNVPIYKEAVKNNIVVKIDQERFLPADSCGGVEVYNDNGKIKVTNTLESRLELIAHQMMPEIKVTLFGANPNRKFLD; encoded by the exons ATGGCTCTTACCGATGCGGACGTACAGAAGCAG ATTAAACACATGATGGCCTTCATTGAACAAGAGGCCAATGAGAAAGTTGAGGAAATCGATGCTAAG GCAGAGGAAGAGTTCAACATTGAGAAAGGGCGTTTGGTTCAGACTCAGAGGGTAAAAATCATGGAGTactatgaaaagaaagaaaagcagatTGAACAGCACAAGAAAAT CCAAATGTCACACCTGAGGAGCCAAGCAAGACTGAAAGTGCTGAAGGCCCGAGATGACATGATCTCA GATTTGTTGAATGAATCCCGTCAACAACTTGCAAATATTGCAAAAGATCCTGCTCGCTATTCTACACTGCTGGAAGGTTTGGTGCTTCAG GGATTCTACCAACTGCTGGAACCTAAAGTGACAATACGATGCCGGCAGGAGGATGTAGAAATGGTTCAG GCTGCAGTTAACAAGAATGTTCCAATCTACAAAGAAGCAGTGAAAAACAACATTGTCGTCAAAATTGACCAGGAACGTTTTCTTCCAGCAGACAG CTGTGGAGGAGTTGAAGTGTATAATGATAATGGAAAGATCAAGGTCACCAACACTTTGGAAAGCAGGCTAGAACTTATAGCGCATCAG ATGATGCCAGAAATCAAAGTAACCTTGTTTGGTGCCAACCCCAATCGCAAGTTTTTGGATTAA